The DNA sequence ccggatacaacgttttacttttgacaaccctcgTGTCTTAACTGGTCTTTGTGTTTCAGGGTGTTGCTGTGGCTGCAGAGTGATGGACGTGTCGAAGCGCGTGTCGTCGTGGTCGGTGGAAGAAGTGTTGGAGTGGGTGCAGGATCAGTTCCCGGACCACATGGGCACGCTGCAGAAAGCCATAATCAAACACGCTATATCAGGTACCACTCATGCATTAAATTCCACTTGAATGTTTGATGAGTAGATCCATATCTAACGgggatgttcatttttttaggtttttaacaCGTCCGTGAAtgtttatgaatgaatgaatactcACACGTGCATGCCTCTCCTCCAGGCCGGGCGCTGCTCAGACTGAAGGAGCATCACctggagctgctgggggtcgaggctgaggagcagcagcaggaaatcTTGCAGGAGCTCCTTCTCCTCAGAGTTCAAGAGGAAATCGATGAACTCAATGATATCTGCTCTGGTGAGAATGCCAAATGGCTTTATCTTCAGGCTGTAACTGGTTCAGGgtagtaaaaagtattttttttatgtagccTTGTGAAAATGCAACATTCCCACATAATACACACAGGAATTCAACAGGATATTAATGCTTTCTGGCTGGTTTATTGCAGTCACAGTTGAAactacacattttatttttaatcagatTTAGACAAAAATTATGAATATATGTTTGAAGTCACAACCagttaccaaaaacacaaaaaaaaaaaagaagacaaatctAAGATGATTTTAttggctgatattggcctatcacagACATATGGTATCTATTTATATCGGCATACATGTTTTTTGATataaagactttttttacagaacataataataatgcagaaaacaaaactTGGGTTGATTAGGAAATGGTGATatgtagctatttatttttatttgaactttttttaatgctcaAACATACCCTTAtgtttgctatttattttatttgtattcttatgtatttatttaatatatatatatatatatatatatatatatatatatatatatatatattattttattttattttattttattttttctactttatgcatttttaatattatattatataattttttatttttttttagaataaaagCAATATAAAACATTGTATGGACAACGTCTAATAATGGATaatattgtttaatattttttattatttatttttatgttagctatttgatttgatttttgtttagtatttttttttaaagaataaaagcaatataatattgcctTTGCAGTTATATTCGTGCAAAATTGGTGCAAAATTGGTGCAAAATCCACATCAAAAAGGACTATTTTCATCAAGcttaaatacaatatattattataatacagttTTCCCCTCTTAAATCTTTATCAACACCAAAAATCCCAAACAGTCAGGCTGTAAACCTCAGgattaacatttaaattcatgtgttttatttgcatCCAATGAGAGAAACCAGCTGCtaacttatattttatttcttctcttttcttccctTCAGAGTGTTTTGATCAATAGCGAGGAATAAATATCTTCGGGAGAAACgcgttttaattttttattttccatccattcattcatccatgtGAAGAAGGGAGAGACACGGGAGTGATGGAAGCAACAAGACaaggtgaaagagagagaagaatcaATGAGGaatgaagagagaaagaaacccATTTCCTCTGTGAAATCCGACCTGTGCAGATGGATGAGATTAGTTTTTGTCTGAGCGTCTTTTTCTGAGCCCTGCTGTCCATTAGTCTCtgtcttctgtctttctctACAGACGCCGTGCATCCTTTCATAGTATCATGGAATAATTTTAGCCACGTTAAACCACTTTGGTCGAGACTGAATATAGACGTTCAtgatccccagaggatgaatcctattGACATTTCTTCTGACGCAATCATTAAGTTTGCATTTGCGGTTTTAAGTACAATGTCttaacaactattggatggactGAAAAGAAGTTTGTTACAGACATTCACGTCCACCTCATGATGAACTGTAACCCGTAAATATTTCCCATAAAAATCAGCAAGTCAAAAATGGAAAATTCTCCAATACTTTGATTTATCACATCTGCAAAACTAGGCTCAGCTGCATTATTAAATGCCATTATGTTAATATACTAACAGGTTAAATTAGATCCATCGAGCCTGTGTTTGCTGACATAAACGCACCTGGCGTCATGGCAACATGGCAGCACACACAGTGAACCGTAAGCAGAATtaaatctttttgttttatgtagtgtttgtgttgctgttacAACATTGTATCTGGCATTATCCAATCCAATTATTTGTACTTTATAGTTTAAAGTTTTGTGAGCATGTGATACTTCACCTCCTCTTGTCTCCTAAAGTTCTTCAAATttgatttttgtaattttaggccataaaactttttaaaaagccacatttttaccaaTGGCTTCTTAAAGTGTTTTGCCAGTAATTAGGTCCTCAGGTAATGTCCATGCGTTAAATTTTTGCTTGTCTTCCTCCTTGTAACACCttaacttctggcatttacgtgcatttattctacttttaaactgtcttttataacgcctaattAGGAACTTTTTTGCACTAACATTAGAGAAGTGTTTTTGTAGCATATTTGTAAGGGAACTGTGACCTTTTAACCAAACAAAACCACTTTGTTTTCAGCAAGAGGCCAATAAATGGACTGATAACAACCTTACTCGCTCATACTTATGGGCTGATAACCACTGATATTGCACCTTTCAATCATGTGATAATACTCAAAATGAGTGCCCTtataatcttttattttactgCTAAGACTAACATGAACAGCAAATAACAGATAGCATTTTTATTTACCACAATATCACTTAATTGACCAGTCTTAAAATATAAGGCCTTAAGTGTCAGTTAGTGACTGGATAACACtaatttaataaagtaaaatctaaaaaaacccCTCCAACATTTATTAAACTGTGTctaataaaatcaaaaactgccTGAAAATGATCCGGTAACTGCAGTAGATCACATGTCGACTACAAGGTGCTCAACTGAACGAGAAGCTTGTGTTACACTTGTTTAACTCTGAGGAAAAGAGGAAACTGCAGGAAGACGCAGAAAGAGAGACAATTCAAAAGTCACTGCAGCTGCTTTTCCATTCAAACATTTCTGTCACATCCAAACAGTAAAACGTCCTCCTGCTGTTTGCTTTTCTCTCTCAAACGACCGCAGACTGAAAGTCATTTTAAATATCTCCTGTTTCTATTCAGAAtttatgtctttgtgtttttgactGATGCATTGTTACTTTAAAGTGAATACTGAACAAAAACCCTCCAACTTCTCTGGATTTGATGCTGGTTAATGTGATTAATCCTGTTCTAACAGGCTGCAGCTGATTCGTGCTAAGTATTTCATCTTGTGTTTGAACTTGTGGTCCTAaaattttcagacatttttttttttacaacaatgccccatttcctttatttatgcTGCTGCCCTCATTTTATGTGCATTCTAGGCATCAACAAGACTCCAGATTTGTATCACATATAGTAAAAGGTCAAGTCTATTTCTGAACATGTTTTCATTGCATTGCTACAGTATGACTGGTTGAATTAAAAGTGCTGCTTTGGCAACATAATCCAATGTCGTGTGTCATCTTTTTACAGCTACAGCGTCTCATTCACATCCAGTCTTCCCCTGCAGCTTCCTGCTTACTTTCGGGAGAGACTTCTGTGAAATATCTGGGACTCTTAAAACTAAAaggtcataataataaaaaacatgaatgcaTTTTGTGTGCAGCCCAAATCAACAAATCATAGACAGTGCAATAGAAATACTTTTAGAGCTTTAGCtgctcaacaaaacaaaaaataatgataattctaAATTCTTCTGTTTCCAGAAAACCAGGCCTCCTATCAAGTgacctttcctttctttttctgtctgattgtgagtgtttatatgtgtgtgtgtgtgtgtgagtgtgattaATACCCCAGGAGATGGTGTGACATTTGATTTGGCGGGGCGTGGCTGGGGAAGCGCTCACTCAGCACAAACGTAAATCCACCTCAGTGATAGAGTGAAGGAGGGGGTGATGAAATACACCACCGACCCTGACGACAGAGCTGAGAACCCAGACGccaaatacacaaatgcaaattCAGCTTATTTCAAGATATGCCCCCTTTTAGAAAATCACACCACCAAAGTGGGTTGTATTGTGCATATACGGTAATATGACGTGAAGTTGCATTTATATTACAAAAAGCAACGGAATAATGTTTAATTAGTTAAATGCAGCATATGGCATAACTAGATGGACACCCAAACAAAAtgtgtctcatttaaaaaactATTAGTAATCCTCTCTTTAGGAAGGAGATTTTCCACAAGATTTTGGCACCTGGCTGCAGAGATTTGCTCCAATTCTAACCCAAGAGAATCAGTGAGACTGGGTGTTGATGGTGGACCAAAAAAGATCTGGTTCCCAGTTGGAGTTCCAGTTAATTTCATTGTTTGATTTCAAAGCTTAAAGTAAATTTCCACCAAATTCCCATTGCTTCGTGCTTTTATTATTTCTCAGCAGAGAATAATAATGGTGAatcatttttctgtttctttcttgtcCCCTGCTAAATATTCTGCATTGATAGTATATTTTTGCATGCaaattggtgcatttatgtgcacatgcatgcatacagtAATCTTTCACCCTTCCAATACCCGAAAAGTTGGATTCCCCCGAAAGCCATGGTGTAAATCGAGCACTGGCCGAGTCcaaattatgaaaaaacacCCATACATACAAGTTCATATCTGGGCAGgggtgtccacatacttttggccatATAATGTAGTATTTACAACCAATGAATTTAAGATTGAGATGCATATTTCATGAATTTTGTAGGCATTTGGCTGCTCATTTTAAAATCCCAGCTTGGAAATGATGTGATCAATTTCTTATTTCCtttagacagacagagaaacaaatAGATAAGCACACAGTCAGCCCCACTAGTGGGGTTATGTTGACTTGTTTTATCCCACATGACAGGCCACTTAGTCCTGTGTTCTTTCAGAGAGAGATAAATTCACCAAAAAcctgtcttttttactcattaTCCCAAACAACCACGCCAACGCCGTCAACCGTGATGGCGAGCAGGCGTCCCGCGTTTCAAACAGGCCAGTTGAAAGTCAGCTGAgagcttcctcctcctcccccacagTCCTTTAGCATCTGCCAGCCACAGCAGCCTCTGTCactttcttgtgatttattcatAGCTGCACCAGGGAGAGAAAGATCAATAGTTTCTGAAAGAAAAATGAGTTAGCGTCAGGAGGAAAAAAGCGAGAAGTTCAGTGTAAGTTCAGAGGGGGATATGAAAGTTTAGGAGGCCATGCCAGGAATCTGCTGCTTACTTCACTTCACAGGATTGCCTCCTAACAgcagtaatttaaaaaagtaacatCAGCTCTACTTATGACTCCCTGGGAGCAGTAATTTGTCACATTATGTTTCCGTTACACCTTGAAAGTTGGCTGTTGGCATTACTTTGAAACATCAGTTGGTTTCCTCTTCTGTGAAAGCTGCTGGTGGTGACAAGTATTACAGACCGCTCTATTTGGATTCTTGGCTCGCTTGTTTCAAAATGATTCAACAGTAGTGGACTGGAGCTGCTGACACATCAGGCTAATGCAACAGGGCAACAGAGAAACATAACACTTGCATGGCTAATATAACACTAACATCATGTTGActgatatatatacactttatcagTCCCAAAGGTTCGTACTGAGCTTAGGAAGAGGGCATTCGGGTATTCAGCACCAACTGATTGTAATGTCCTTCACAATGTTTTAAAACTCAAAGATCTGATCTCTCTGAATGCTTTTAAATCCACATTGAAAATGCAAGATATTGATTCATCcaggtgttgttgttttagctGACATTGTTGTTATTGATTTCATGATTTGTATTgtacttttagcatttttagagtcaaagaCCACTATGTGTTGTAATATTATCTGTGTgtcttgtgtctgttttgttttgacttgttctttgtttgtgctgctgttcTGTCTTAGCCAGGACtttcccttgaaaaagagattttaatctcaatggaacctttcctggttaaataaaggtttattggaaaaaatatgaaagaaagGAATGAAACACAAATACTGTTAATCTTGTTTGAGAATTTTCAAGCATAATTTCAAGATGGTTATaccttttttagtaactttgtagTAATGGTGGATAAAATAAATACGTTATTAGATGCtttatgtattttaacattagaaaaaacacaattttgtttAACTTTGTTTGTCAAATGTACTTGTTAACCAATAAAATTCACTTTAGATGTAGCCTAACTGCCACCAGTGGTGGATTTGCAGTCAGTTTATCTTTTCGGGTTATTTTTGCTAACTGGGAGATATTGTAGAAtaagtttattgttattgactATCGACTCTGAATCATATCTGGGTGCTGATTTTAACAATTTTTCCCCCAACTTGAGCTATGAGATATGTGACGTGATGACAACAAAACTACCAGCTAACTAATGTAGGCTAACCCAATAGAAAGCTAATACCAGCAGAGTTAAGCTACTAACAGTCCAAGCAAATATAATATTAGTGAGTCTAGTTATTGTTAAATGTCAGCTTATTTACACAAAGCTAACATAGCATTATAGTGGCCAACTTAGTTGCAATCAACAGTCAGCTAACAGCATGAGGCTACCAAGGCTAAATTACCTAGCTAGCCTGGCACGAAGCTGTCATTACATTGGTGGTTCTGGTTATTGTCAAAGGGCAAAAAACTTGTATAACATTACAAGTGCTAAACTACTGGCAACCTAGTGTCAACAGGAAGCTAATATTATCAAGTCGAATGAGCCAACAAACAAATAGGCATATTAAGCCAATGTAGCATTACTGGGGCTAACCTACAAGTATTTGGCAAAAGCTTTTACGTTATATtatacgttttttttaaatttaattatttagaaATCCTTTCTCATAGAGGTTTAAATTACAAATTAGTTAGAATTAttacttgttttttgttgaccTGCGGTAACGTGTAGACTGAGATTACACATCACagtcagctaatgctaactagTGTGTAGGAAAATGTTGCTCGGCAATAGTCGAGTCTCTGCCCAGTGATGGAACTATTTGTGTTGATggagaaataaatgattaaataataaaataaatacttaactGTTGTCGCCTATACTGTTTAATAAATGGCCTGCAGTCTCATGTCTACGACCGAATAACAGCTGTGATGATTACCTACAACTACTTCCATTGTAGGTAAATTTCACCTTTTGGTggttaatttgttgtttttgcataCCAAGAACGGCCCTCCCTGAAACATTCATGCTTTTGAGTGCGTATCAGTCACACATTTCCCACTGAGAAAACTTTCGAAAAAGCACATTCATTTCCTGCTGCTCTGTGTAGACCTGCGGAGAAGCATTTGCAACACCCAGTTTTACAATCTCAAACACTCCCAacgtgtgtatgtatgtatgtatgtgtgtatttcaaCAATAAGTGTGCCTACATCCACACGTCTTGCAGAGTATGTGTAAAATTGCCTGTGCATGCAAGCATTTTACAATTCGAGTGAAACTGTCACCTGAGAGCAACCAAACACCACATCACATTTATTAAATTTTCCAAGAGTCTGTGCTTGTTTAAAAATCACTCCCACCTGCCTGCCACAGGCTGTAGGTAACCAACTATAGAGCTGTGAAATGTGAAACACAGTGCCTGACAAATATCTGCTTttcaaacatacatttatttgctgCTTTTGTTCTGTCAAGATGCAGAACGAGTGGGTGGTGGAGTGAGTTTATAGAGTGAGGTTTCAGCTCCTGCAGAAGTCCAACCTGCTGTAAAGTTCTTGAGCAAAACTTCAAATATAGCTGCAAGGCTGGAGGTGAGTGGACCTAATTATGGTGGAGGTCAAGAGACACAACAGCAATTATAGGCAAAAGGTAAATAGATGTTGGAGTTACTGATTCATAAATGAGAAGTTTTGAGTTTGAATGCCCAAACTGGATGATAAAACATAGAGCATGTTTATTGTAATAGTttaacattttgtaaaaatacataaacGAGGAAGACGAGGAGATTGATCTCACTCACACTTCTGTGTTTTATGCCCATTGCAACATTCTCAGATAATTATTCAACAATTGTACCGGAAGCTTGATCTTAttataaaagtattttaaaggGGAAATTATCGTATACATGTCTCAACCAGGTGAACaatactatatatttttttacatatttaaatgactTATTTAAACGCCTATAAATCTACCCACATGGGTTTTTTTAAGCAAGCTAACATCGTCCAAGTCGTCATGATTGgctggaaaaaaagttgcatgaaaGAGATGCGTAAACACAAATATGATCCATATTTTGCTACCCTCATCATGTcgggaaattaattaaaatgagacAACACAGACTAAAACCAACTAACGTACCAACTAATGTGCCAACTAACAATAGTCAAATTAATTATACATGATTATCTCCACTTTTAGTGTTATTTATCGTACATAAGGCAAAAGATTGTAAAATGCGATACTGTACATGCAGACTTTTCAAAACTATGATTTCTTTGCATCCAtacaaacatgtaaaatgaaccGTAATCGATGACGTCATCTTCTCAATTTGCTAATTGTTGCTTTGTTTAACGAGCATGTTCCTGAAACACCAACAATGGCGAACTACCCATTTGTTAACGTAGAATAAATCTGCgtcaaataatataaaaaggCAAATAGCTACTATTTTTTGGGTTTTAAGTTAATATTGGAAAGGAATATAAGCTGACTACGTACAAAATATTCAGAAAGTTCTTCTCTGGAATTTGACATATTGTCACAAAGACTTTATCGCCACCTACTGGCCTGGCATGCTTGTTTGGGCATGTGGAATTGTGTTTGTAAGATATGATGtaaaacagggatgggcaactggaggcccgggggccgcatacggcccgcaccctcacttgaagtggccctcagtacaactacatgcatttaaacatgaaatctcaaaagtgcagtttaaaaatgcacaaaattacttcttgcaattaatgttggtctgctcttcttgcacaaaaaaaaaaaaaaagaaatcacagtaagtggttattttttatttgcttcaaacctttgtattcctatttgtactgttatacatgcatttgagcatgacatatgttaagttactgcactgtaaacatatttaaaaattgcagtttcatctggttaagtgcacggtcctatatgtggccctgtggtagtgtccatgaaaaattgtggccccctccagcatttaagttgcccatccctgatgaaaaataaaggtccaatagacataaaaaaatagtaCATATGGAAAACTATTAGTTTTCCAAAATATTGGTATACCTGTGGACAAGGTcttaaagacatttaaatattGATAGAAAGTGTTTACGTAGGATTTCTGAAATTTAATGCTGAAGTCATAATAGTATTTTTGTCAAATCTTTGACCCTAGATTGAAGCgtgaaaaataacaatttccACTGTGATGATGAGGCTTTGTGTAATGACATTCATGAGAGAtaaatctttgtttttcattatggGTGTCATCTCCCACAAAGATCACTTTTATATCCCTTTACTCACTGTGAAGCTATTTTGCAATTTCCCACCAAATCTCCTTTTAGCTTTCTATACTGACACAGCTAATTTCTACACTCAAAAAGCTTTCATTTTATTCCTCTATGGTCCAAATCCTGGCTGAGAGTCAATGTTTCCAGCTTTATCTAAACTGGATTTCTGTCATGGAGCTCCTTAGCAATCGAATTACAGCGGAAAGAGAGACATCCTGCAGCCCGAAGCTTTCCCCTCCTGAGACTCTTCAATTCAGCAGCAGTGATCAATGTGGCGGAACCGGCAAACTGTCCGCACATTCAGCCAAACCATCCCTCCAGGTGAGAACGGATACGTATGGATATGAaagaggcaggaggaggaggaggaggaggatgtctTGTACTGTAATGTGTTGACAGTGATGGAAACGAATGCTTGTTAATTACAGCTCACTCACAGCTTCTAAACAGTCTGTATTCTTGATTTTAAGCCAGTTTTCAGTTACTATTGATGCATATCTTTGGCTCAGGTTTGGGTGAACTCATGCACCTGGTTAGGAGTAAACAGAGGtagaggaaaaaagagagaaagagataatAGAGagagcaaaataaaagcagattcAGTGCTCCTGCTGAGTTTATTAGCAGAGCGCACCTGTTCACAGGCTACAGCAGGTGCCTCTAGCAGACAAGGCCAGACTCAGCGCaaatgtgtgtacatgtgtgtgtgtgtgtgtactagtCCAATCACTATGACCGTCTGCTACCAAACACACCCATTTGTCAAGACAAACGAGTGACACAGGAAGGAAGGCGAAAGCTGCagccaaaaaaagactgaagaagaagaaaaaaacactacacaGTGTACTTTATTACCTGGAAATGGGAAAATGAGTTTTGTCAACAAATGGGCCATCTATTTCCCCTCACATCAATGGACTCATGGCACTTGATTTATCTTCTCTGTATTGGAAGCAATGgagtgaaaaagagagagtgGGGAGGTGGGAAAGATGGGCTCCTGCTGCCTTTAAGTCTTGTGGGAAAAAGCATCATAACAGCTTAAATGTTTCACTGAGTGCACATCAGTCGAGGGTGAAGCTCTGATCAGAAGGATTTCCAATCACGCCATCTTTAACCACTCCGAACAAGtcaaacagtaaacacacacacacgctctgtTCTCTTGACGGCAGATGGTGGATGGGCTTTCCGTCcaataaagtgtgttttcattgcacacaaatgtttttttctccccgGTTTTCAATTGGTGTTTTCTGTGAATTCGACTGTGTGGGAAGAGTGCCACAAACACTGAAGAGGCACAGTTCAGTTGTTCAGATTTGCACCTGCCTGTGCAGACATGTGCTGCTctattttcaccactctgcggAGCAACATGTGCGTGAACAGATCTTATGACTGCATGATTCAGCCTCCAGCAGGAAAAACTGAGATAATGTTCAAAAATATCCTTTAATACACAAAAGATGTGCCAGAGTGATGACCCTTAATATCGCTCTAACTGGGTAGTGTGAAccatgagaagaagaagaagaagaagagttatAATATGAGGCCCATCACACCTGCTGACAATCAACTGCCATGTTCAATGTGCTATGTGCATTTTTAAGTGCATTTtcaatttttgcattaaaaacccTCAGTGGAAGTCCAAAAAACTCAaagaaaatgcataaaatgcaGGATAATATTTGCAGTACAGGGAAAGTTTGTGACCTAAACATCCaccagagacaaaaaaaaacatcagatctGTCTGGAGCGATGAGGAGACCTTCAAATGAATACATCAAACAAAGGAAGATGCCATATTTACATAATGTTTTCTACATTTTCCCCCACCACCATTTGAGTTTTGATTGGCACTTGTTTAGTTACATCATCATGTTGACTGATCCTTAGTCCCTTTACATTCTGAACTCCAATAGTTGAGCAAGATCGGTACCTCTGTCAAATTTCCCCTTTCCTGTTACATACTATGTGCTATAGGCACATAGTAACACATTTTGCAACTCaaataacatttgcacaacattAGTAGATGTAAACCAACATAAATTTGCAGCTTCTTTTGCCAATtttccaaaaatgtagttaaagtttGCTCTATATGTGGATGTAAACCTGGCTAAAGTTTGCTGCCttaaggctaatacatactccacaagaacaaagaaatgccttctctcccagggctgcaagaacagaatttTCTTGCAGCCCTGAAAGAgagaacaatttttttttcttgataccTCATCTGGacagaacttttttcttgttgggTGTCCCACAACTATCGTGCGATTGGTGAATTTGAATTTGgcgtgtgctgcagtgggagggcaaTGTGAGGAGTTCTGCACTTGAGTTTCTTGCGAAGTATAAAATGTCCTGGTCAGAActaactttgttcttgttcttgccaactctagaaaacaaacaaatttatCCACCTTAAGGCCTGGTCACaccaacattaaaaacatcttAATTTAAGCCAGAAATCATGTCAGTCTAATCTGATTCCTGGAGACAGTGGATTCATTTGCATATGTGAAGAAGATCTGTGCAATGCTATCAGGTCGATTTAATTTAGACTTAAATTTCTGCCATTGACTAAAACCATTCGGGCGGTTATGCTGAATCAGAGGCAACTAACTGCAAAAAGAGCTTTGTCTTTACATTTTCcttacataaataaaaccagCTATGTTTAGGGTTAGAAATCATAGTAATCACTATATCACCGAGCTTATACCACACATATTTTGTGTACAAAAGTATTTCACTATCACTTTCCGGTTTCCAATGCACAGCATTGTTCAACATCTAAAAAAGCCCTTGTTGAATTACATTTTATCAGCCAAGTACAACTCTCCTTTCTGCAAGAAtccagtctcttttttttatt is a window from the Centropristis striata isolate RG_2023a ecotype Rhode Island chromosome 18, C.striata_1.0, whole genome shotgun sequence genome containing:
- the LOC131991213 gene encoding sterile alpha motif domain-containing protein 12-like, translated to MDVSKRVSSWSVEEVLEWVQDQFPDHMGTLQKAIIKHAISGRALLRLKEHHLELLGVEAEEQQQEILQELLLLRVQEEIDELNDICSECFDQ